The following is a genomic window from Gavia stellata isolate bGavSte3 chromosome 3, bGavSte3.hap2, whole genome shotgun sequence.
GTCCCAGGAGAGGCCGGCCAGGTACAACATGTCCTTAAGGAGGAAGGACCGCACAAAGTCCATGGGGCCACTGGAGCCACCACCACCGGCCGTGCACGAGACGGCCAGGCGCAGCAATTCCCGCTTGTAGAGCTGCTTGAAGGCGGACAccaccccctgctccagcgGGGCTGGGATTCGGCCTCCCCCTCCAGCCGAGCCGCTCCCGGCAGGGCccttggagaggaagagggCGCGGATGGAGCCGTCGGGCGTCTGCAGTGGGGGGGATTCCTCAGGGCCCGTCCCGGAGTGGGGTGGTGGCGAGCTGAGCAGCAACACGgccttctgctgcaggcagctccgGCGCAGGTAGCGTTTGACGCCCGGCACGAAGTCCTCAAAGAACCAAGCCCGGAGAAGGGCTGGCCCCAGCCTGGCCTCGGGGCTGTAGCGGTAGCAAGCGGGGAATTTGTCCTGGTTGTGATGGCGGAGGCTGGGGGGATCGCGAAGGCCCCCGACCACCAGCGGCTTGAGCTTGTGGGAGCCGGTCAAATTGGCAGCCAGCAGCACGGTGACCCGCTCGCGGGGAGCCGGCCGCCGCCGTGCTGTCGCCGTCACCCCGCCGGCTTGCCCCGGCAGCAGCTTCCAGTAAAGCCCGGTGACATTGGCGTTGTAGATCTGCTCATCACCGTAGCCCCCGGCATCAGCGGCCGGCATCGGCAAGGCCTCGGGGCAGGCGGCGGGAGCCCGCTCGGGTTCGGCGGGGAGGCCGCCCTCGCCGTAGATGCGCTGGCTGGAGATGCCGTGACGCTTCTGCCAGCGCCAGAACCAGCCGTGGCTGGCCTTGAAGGTACACTCAGGACCGTAGATCTGCCGGGCGAAGGCCTCGGCCTGGGCTTGGATGAGGGGCCCGGAGAGGGGGACGCCATGCTGGCGGAGGGCGAGGAACCAGGCGTAGACGGCACGGTCGATCTCCTCCTCGTTGGCCAAGCGCATCTTCTTGCGTTGGGTGCCCACCTCACCCCCCAGCTGCTCCAGGAACCACCGCAGCTTGGCCTCGTCCTTCAGCCAGCCCCTCAGCGTACCCCCCGGCACCCCGAAGGCCCGGCACACCGACGCCTGCCGCTCGCCCTTCTTCACCCGCTCGATGGCCTGGAGCTTGTCCTTGATGGAGTAGGCCCGTCGCAGCGCCATCTTCACCGACACCCCcccggctgcgccgccgccccgccgccctcccgccaTACCGGCCGGCCCCCCACCCGCCTCCGGCTCCCCCCCGGGCATGGAGCAGCCCCCGCAGCCATGGGCCGGCGCGGTACCGGGAGGGGGGCGCGTTATaaccggggcggggcgggggaggtgggggggtgtggggggggggcgcggcgccTTTGTCTCCGCTCCGGCCCCGAGCCGGCCGGTAGGGCGGGGCGGCGCGCAGCACGCATGCGCGCCCCCCATAGCGCTTAGGTTGCAccgctcccctccccctcctccaTGCCCTGTTGGACTCTTCTCCGCAGCTCCGCCACCGCCTCTGGGTTGTACCACTCTGCgctaagggggggggggggggcgctcctccccgcttccccccgccccgcttcCCCCCCGGCTGTTCCAccgtggggaagggggagggggggaggaggtCCGCGCCGTGAGCGCGGCGCGTTGTCTCCCTCCGCGCGGCCGTTCTCCACCcccccgcctccgccgcgcGTGGTCCGCGCCGCCCCCACAACCCCGCGCGCGCCGCGCGGCGCCTCCCTTTGCCTGGTGGAGGCCGAGCGGAGCGTAGCCGCCTGCGGCCTACCCGGGCCCAGCGCTGCCGGTGAGTGCCCCCCCCTCACCGGGCCGCCGGGCGGGCTCCCCGCTCAGTGGGGCCCTTCATCCCCCACCGTGGGCCTCAGTAGTGGGAGTTTTGGGGGGTCTTTAGGGGGTTCACTGCCCCTCTCACAGCCCCTGGGGTGGGAGGTGTGAGGGCCCCTCATGATCTGAGGGGTCCTTTCCTGCTCAGGGGCCAGGAGGAGGGCTTGGGGGGGCTCTTCGCCATCTGTGGggcccttttttcctctcacagtCCCCAGGAAGGAGGTGATGATCCCCCCCGTGTTATCTGTGGGGCCCCTTCCTGTTCGTAGGCCAGGGGAAGGGGGTTTTGGGGGTACCTCGTTATCGGTGGGGCCCCTTCCCTCACAGTGGCGGGAAGGGGGGAGTTGCGGGGGATCCTCGTTATATATGGGAGTCTCTTCCCCTGTTACAGTCTTAAAGAAGGGAGGCTGTGGCGTTCCCCCATCGTCTGTCTTGTCCTTTCCTCTTCGTGGTCTCGGGAATGGGAGTGGGTCCCCCCTGCCTCGGAGTCCTGAGGGAGAAAGCTGATGGTGCCCTTGCTCTTCGGAATTACCTTTCCCCACACTTAAGTCCCAGGGAATAGTGTGGTGATACACCCCCCATGCCCCCCACAATCTCTTAGGTCCACTTTCTCTTACTGTGTCTGGGAAGGGGGTTGTGGGAGGCCCTTCCCATTCCCTATGGGGTCTCTTTGCCCTTCACATCctagaaaagggggggggggggggccctcaTCGTCTGTGAGatcccttttcccttctcagGCCTAGGGAAGGGGGTTTCTAGGGTTCTTCCCTCTCTGTGGGGTCCCTTCTTCCTCGCAGGCTCTAGGTAGGTGGTTGCAAGAGCACCCTATTACTGGTGTAAGGCCTGGATGGACCGATGCTGGAGGTATCCCTAAATCTGTGcacctttttgggggggggcaggtTCCATCTCTTTTGGGGTGCTGATTGTGGGGATACCCATGCTACATGGAGCCTCACCCCTTCAAGTCTGGGGGGTCGGGTCAGTGTGGTTTCTGCCCTGGTAGGGAGGGGATTTTAGGGCACCCCCCATCCCCCAGCAGCGTTGAGTGCTTCGGGGGTTTGATCATTTCCCCGTTCCTTATTTTGGCAAGGGTTTCTTGTCGAGTTGCCTGCTGTAAAGGGAAACTCGAGCTGCTGCCCTGTcctggcacagagcagctggcagcccTCTGTAACTGAAGCAGCGGCCTGATCCAGCCTGTGGCCCAGGACCCTTAGCTACCTCTCCAAACTTAGTGTGGAGCTGGGAGCCCTGTAATGTCAGGCCTCCCCCGTCATCCCGCCCTTGCTCTGTAGGTGCACCTGAGCTCTGCTCATCTCACCTCTCCCTCTCCATGTCCTGGTGTTCCCAACCCCTCTGTAACCTTGGTGGTGCCTCCGGCAGTCCGTCCTTCTcttttggcttttcctttttgtttgaaCGACAGCTCGCTCGGGAGGTATCTGTTTCAAAACTGTATTTGGGGAATGGGCAGAGCCAGGGAGGAGTGGTTGTGCGGAGGCTGCTAATGTGCTCTCTGGGTGTTTGTGAAGCATTACAGCAGTAGCTAAAGTTGCTGAGGCTGCTATGGTCTGTcattcctcccctcctcccttcccggTGTTCACAGAAATCAATGCGGATTTGTTCTTTCATGTCTAAATCATTGATGTTTTGGAATTGATTGTAATCTGATGTTCACGATCCTGTCGTGCTCAGTATGGAGGAGAAAAGAACTTTGCTTGGCCATATAGCTGtaattctttcctctccttttctagGTGTGCCCTCTTTCTCCCTGACCTTGCAggtatgccttttttttctcttcacctaagctgttttttttcaactactttgctttttcttgtgaaGGTGACttctttcctgtcttccacTACTGCTGATTTCGCATGTCCTTGATTATCTCTTCATTAGCAATCAGCAGCATTGTTGCTTGGAGTGAAGAGTTGCTTTTTTAGGTGATCGGGGTTGGGAGTCGTTGTCGTTTCCCTGGCTAAAGGTTAGTGTGGAGCTTTATATTACAGCAGAGGTGATGAAGGCGGTCCCTGTCCTGACTGTGTGTCCTGCTGCTTTCAGCCGCCGGTTCTGCTGCTCGTGAGTTGGGGGAAGGCCAAATTTCGGGAGTTAAACCAGCAGAAGAGCAATACTACACAAGCGTTAATATTTTCTTTCGCTTTAGCTGCCTGTATTGACTCAGTGCCAGCGCCAGTGTTGAGGAGGGGGTGGATTTGCTCTCTTCAGCTGCAAGAGGCCATCAGACCCTCTGGCGTGAAACCAGTCTCAGTTCTTTTAGCTCTGAATCaccaaaaaagacaaaagcaggAGGCGGGGCAGGGTTGATGCTTGCCTTTCCTTTGCTGTAGCAGGTAGGTACGAGGCAGCTGTGTCTAACTGGTGCCTAAATGCCTAGCTGAAATGGCTCTCGCTTTTGTGTgggactgcagcagcagcagttttgggaagaggagaagcatttcagtaggaagGCGTGGGCAGCGCAGATGTCTCTAGTATGGCATAGCCCAGGTGCTGGTAGAAAGGCTGTAGGAAGGAACAGACTGGTGCCTGTTCTTCTTGCTCCTgtctctgctctctctctgaCATCAAATGTGCCCTTTCTGGGTTTtctggcatttatttttctggctgctgctgggatgAGTGTTCAGGAGCTTCTGATGGCAAGGCTGGTGTGACTGCAGTAGGACAGGAGCACTAAATACATAACCATGTTGGCCTGGTCAAAATCAGCTGTACCAGGGCACGTAAGCAAATACGCAGGTGGAGGATTGGGATAGAATCTCCTGTAGTGAGAACCCGtcagtgctgggctgggggaagagcGACTGGTGTTGGCTTGATTGCTGCTTGGACCTGCAGAAATCAGGACTTGCCTGCCTAACTTTCGGGGCTGCATCCATGGGGTGTTTTTGGGGTCGAACCACAGCAAGCTGCCCTGTGTCTCTATCATCCCGTGACCCCCGATGCCCATTTTTTGATATCTTCTTTGAAGAGGGGAGTTGAACTGTGGCTGTAATCTTGCCCTCTTGGTTATGgcttgcagaaagcagctgtcaCATCCCTCCAGAAATCAGTGACAGATGAGATTTGCTGCTCTTGCTCATCTAAAGATACTTTTTCAAGgctgtcagaaatattttaagccACATCAAACGGTTAAATTATTTCTGGGAGAGCTGCTTTCAAATCGTGGTGCTGCCGGACTTGCTGTGCCTTGTTGGGAGCTGACAGGTCAGCCTGGCCcacagctgaaattaaaatcacagTTTAGTGCCAGTGCAAGGAATTGTGCAGGGCCTGATGGAATTTAGGTCTCTGGGATGCTGTGACAAACGTATTTATAACCTGATtccccctaaaaaaaaccccacgtcTATTTTATAGGCCTCTCAATTCAGGAGAAATGTAACTTTCTCACGGACAGAAGAGAAAGAGTGGCTTTTATTAAACCAAGAAATGGAGTTGacttaactttctttttttggctacAGCCTTAGGGTAACGTATTGTACGCTTTTGttttactgactttttaaaaagtagctaGACTTAGGGGATAATGTAGCCAAATAGCTGAAGTCCAAAGCTTATTTCGGATTTACAGAACAACAACAGAGACCTTTTCATTGCCTATTTTTAACTTCATGCGTTTCCCTGCAGCGCTGGCAGTACAGCACAGATTTGTTCTGGCTTTTGAAATACCCAGGACGTGGTGACAAGACAACACCAAGCCCAAAGCTCTGAAGCAGTAGCTATGATTAAATACTTTCATGTTTTTGTAAGCCCTCTTTACCGGTCTATGGGAGGCCTAAACATTGACTGGTGATTCTTTGTTACTTGGGAGTATTTGATTATCTGGCATCAACAAATATTAATAATAGCATTTGCCTTTCCAGTGGCTTTATGCTTTGTAGAACACCCGATAGATTGTCTGCACTGTCAGTGGAATAGCCAAAATTGTCCTGGGTACGCAGGAGCCAGTCTCTGGAGCGTGCAGTAAGAGCCCTTACATTTTTCTACCCAACTCACAGATTTGTGTTTCTTAAACACTTTTTGTAAAGTTTGCTGCCTCTGTCTCAAAGCATTAATTTATCTTCGTGCTAAAAAAATGCTGGTTAAATGAAAAACTGcttcacttctgaaaaatgttactAGGCAGTGGATGGATGTGGTCTCAGGAGTGGTTTGAGGGACAGACCTGAGCATAGCTATGTTCTCGTCGCTGTACTTCGCTTTAAGTGCAGACTGATGGGTCTCCAACTCAGCTCTAGTTTCTGTGCTCCGATTTTTGCCAGTGGAGAGTGTTCATAAAACAGTAGCATGTTCTTTTAATTGTAAAACTTTCTGTTTGAGGAGGTGAAGTGAGTAGTTGAGAATAACCAGGCGGAAAGCGTTGAAACAGCCGTGCAGGCTGTGGTTTGGCGTGGTGGTAAGTCTTAGCTGCCTCAGACCAGACTGTGAGCAGCGTGACACATGCAGGCTCTTAAGAAGTCCAGGTCAGTTTAAATTTCTTCCAGAACCTCTAAAGAGGTGAATTTGTCCCTCCAGACTTTGTCAGATCAGGTGTCCTCCCTTCAGTCAACGTACTGTGATTTAGCAAACTTGGTTGAAGCTGGATTGTGAACTCGTGTCTTGTCTGGAGTAAATTTGTATGCTGGGAGAACTGGTAGTGCTCTGGTCTGGTATTAATGGTCTGCAGCTCCCATCTCTCATCAGGctgtctgcagcagctcaggtgATAGTTTGTGTAATTAAAACCCTTGTATGCCTTTTCCCAGGTTCTTCTGGGAAAACTTACGAACACAGAgtataaataacttttttttaaatttttgcttgtgtttgtgAACTTTACTTCATTGAAAATCTTGTCTTTATCATAACTTAAGGTTTGGTctctcatggaaaaaaaaataggtgctGCAAGTATCTTGgacttgttttcagaaaatggtATTGCCGCTTGTTGTGGTAAATTCCGTTTACGAAGATTTTCCCTGGTAATAATCTCCGTGAAAAACAACACGAATTCCTGTGAGACAGATTTGATGGGGACCATTTGTGGTCACGTTGGCTTGGGGGTTTGTGTTGCTTCCTTGCAGAAATACCTTTGCACATGTAATGTTGAATTGATGACATGAGCAGCTGTGCCTCATCAGGCTTCGTAAGTGTAGCCTCATAGATATGGCTCTTaaattcttgatttttaaatttaaattgaattttaaagTCTTAAGGTCCACCGCAGGCGTTCACATGTCATATTGatgcttttcctgaaaaattagCAGGCTGAGTATTGGTGCTAGTGTTTTATTTCTATCTCATTTGTGGAATGTTGTACAGATTGCTAACTTATGGTAGAAATAACCACAATCATGTGAATTAATTATGTGACATTATCATTGTTACGTTTTCAGAATTCTTTCAAGTATTTGCTGTTCGTCTTTAGGTACCTGAAACTGGGGGATCTGAACTTCACTTTTGCACCAGCTGACAGTATTGCTACGGCAGGTTGGGAGCCTCTCTGGCTGGTTCCCTGTTGTGATGGGTAGATCCTTTTGGATATAtgtttttttattgctttttatttaaaattaaaagtaactGAGGGTCtgtggtgttggttgatgaaGATAATGTAGTCCTGGAGAGTTAACCAGCTGTAAgtttaattaaatgtattatGTATGGGGAGAGTTAACTATATGATAATACATCTGGCTGTTGTCATTCTGTGTCCTTGCTGACTAGCTGCTGCATCTCTAGAACTGGAAGCTTTCTCTaactttatcttttttcttaatgctaTCATAGGAGCTAAAAAAGTAAGTACTCTCTAGCTGTCACGTGGTTTTTGCGCTTTCTGGAAAAATCAGGAATATAGGCACTGATCTGATAATTCTTACTAGACAGATTAGTGCGCAGTTTCCTGATTTCCACTGGAAATAAGTGGACCTTTACAggtttatttattaaattcaCCTGTGTCTCACTTGGATTCAAGACAGTTCTTTGATTTGAGAGATCCTCAATGATGCACCTCACCCTTGAGATGAGCGACGTGGGGGCTGCAACTCCAGTGCTTGAAGCTGTTTGCTAAAGGACTTGGGCAAAATCACCTATAATTAAATATAGGAAAACGCAAATTTTAGTCTTGTTTTTGTCAAATGGTCATGCTCTTTCTATATGAAATGTTAATGGCTGtaatgcaaattaaatatttaaaggtcTGACAGTTTGAGCTGTATTGAGTCACGTCCAGGTTTCTCGTTACACCCACTAGAGATTCTTCTTGAAATAGTTTAAATCATAACCTCAGAATATTGGGTTAATGAAATATTCTCAGTAAAGGATCTCCTTGAAGGCTTTATTCACTTCTAGACTATGCTTTTTCCTTGAGATAACTCAAATGAACGTGAATGTAGAGCCAAGCACAGCACGTCAGGCAAATGCAGAAATCTGATGTTCTGTTTAGGAGTCCTCATCAACCTAAGTAACCTAAAAATTCAAATGTATTGTCCTACCTATGCAGTTTCAGTTgtgcattttgcttttcccacGGATTTTTGTGCTTGGCAGGTTGCTACACTAGGTCCGGCTGGCCAGTATTTTAGAACGTGCGTGCTGCAAAGCAGTGCCTTTGTGCACAAGACTTTTAATTTGCATCATTTAATCCTTTTCCAGTCTGCCAAATGATTGAAATCCAGGTATTGCTGTAGCAGGTGTTGCCTCCTCTTGATGTTACCCTCCAAGAATCCTATTTAAATTGGCATCTCctgtaaagattatttttttaagggggATGCTGTTTGCtacttaatataaaaatatcttaaattaTTTATCCAGCAACTGAGATGATCAGGAGTATGAGGCTGCctcaatgattattttttttttacagcaggaACATATCTTTGTACCTCAAAATAACTTGTGCAGGCTCTTCAGTGGCACTGGCATGCCTTCGGTCTGTGTGACATATGTGATGTCGTTTTTCACTGCTTGATGGTAATGCTGTGGAAGCTGTAGTAGCAGAGCTTACCCTGAGGAGTAAATCCAAGCTACTGCTTGCTCGTAGCATCGCTCCTACCTTGCAATGTGTTTGCTTCCAGCTGGGGTGTTTTTGATGTGGATGGCAACAAATAGATTAATGTTTATTGAAAGCACTGGTTTGTTTCTAGTTGTCTGTAGTAAGAAGTGTGTTGCTGCTCTGTAACTGGTGTGAAACGCAAGAGAAGAGTGTAAAGACTTCAAAATAAGTTTcaatttagatatttttaaatgtttttagctGTATCACAGTGTTTTcagcagctggtggaggagcagTTTCACAACTCCAGTAAGAAGAATGATctacttttgcttttcctagTAATTTTTATAATTGAAATATGGTATTACattgctttaatattttaaaatatataaatttaaattggaagtttaaaaaggcaaaagtgtTTACTTGTCATAATAGTTTATTGTTTTTACTGGTCTGTCAAGCCCCGGACTTGAGGCTTGTAAAATCTTCCAGGAATGGTTGGAACTGCAAGCCATTGACTGAAGTCTGGAGGATATTTCAGCTGTATGTGAATTTTATTTGGCAACCTGTCACAGATAAATTTGTATCTATAAAACTCACAGTTGTCGGTAGCTAAAGGGAGAGCTGGCTTCCACGTACGTTGtttcagaccttttttttaactccaggGATCTGACCATGTAGTCGTGTTTGGCAGAGAGGTAGTTACTTACTCATTAGATATTTGAGCAGTACAGTAAATTCTGTACTTGGAAAGGTATTTCCTATACCATTTCCAATAATCTACACATACTAGGAGCAGcttgatttctttcttcctgtagTAAAGTGTGACTAGGGCAGGAAAACGCAAAGCAGatgcaatattttttcatttcagtagaagatttatttttataagctaAATTAATCATGAAATCTTCAGCTCATGGTCAATTTTAATTTGCCAGCAACTGGGGTTTTAAACCAAAACGGAGTTATAGTTTTTCAGTCAGCTCCCTCTGCCAGCTTTCTAGCAGCAAAACACAAATAGGTGTAAGCAATGACCTCTAAATACACTCAAGAATTAtggcatctttctttttttttgcctgtcttCCCAAATCAGTGCTTAACTGAGAATACCTAACAAGTAATTAAGGGCTGATCTACTAACTGGGAAAAATATCTTCTACATTACCAGGGATTTGATCAAAACCTCATcgttgttggtttttttcctgctggttttcttcagaagtGAAA
Proteins encoded in this region:
- the TIGD5 gene encoding tigger transposable element-derived protein 5, whose protein sequence is MALRRAYSIKDKLQAIERVKKGERQASVCRAFGVPGGTLRGWLKDEAKLRWFLEQLGGEVGTQRKKMRLANEEEIDRAVYAWFLALRQHGVPLSGPLIQAQAEAFARQIYGPECTFKASHGWFWRWQKRHGISSQRIYGEGGLPAEPERAPAACPEALPMPAADAGGYGDEQIYNANVTGLYWKLLPGQAGGVTATARRRPAPRERVTVLLAANLTGSHKLKPLVVGGLRDPPSLRHHNQDKFPACYRYSPEARLGPALLRAWFFEDFVPGVKRYLRRSCLQQKAVLLLSSPPPHSGTGPEESPPLQTPDGSIRALFLSKGPAGSGSAGGGGRIPAPLEQGVVSAFKQLYKRELLRLAVSCTAGGGGSSGPMDFVRSFLLKDMLYLAGLSWDLIPPGSIEKCWLLGLRAAFEPQPGEEEHGDLPRGEEGGGDSKVFSDLTHLAALAYKRLAPEEVADWLHLDDAAPGTEEDDGEEDAEEEGPGGCGAEEDEEEAAAGDGVGRRGGEGGDGLLPTAREAIRGLETALRWLEGQDPRQVGPLKLVQLRSLISMAQRLRRGGSPHS